Proteins co-encoded in one Candidatus Nitrosacidococcus tergens genomic window:
- the rpmA gene encoding 50S ribosomal protein L27, with protein sequence MAHKKAGGSSRNGRDSESKRLGVKKYGGEQVLAGNILVRQRGTKFHPGDNVGLGRDHTLFATVSGKVQFAVKGPRNRTYVNIVTE encoded by the coding sequence ATGGCACATAAGAAAGCGGGTGGTAGTTCCCGAAATGGTAGAGATTCAGAATCTAAGCGATTAGGTGTAAAGAAATACGGGGGAGAACAAGTACTTGCTGGAAATATTCTAGTAAGGCAAAGAGGTACTAAATTTCATCCTGGAGATAATGTAGGGCTAGGAAGGGATCATACCCTATTTGCAACAGTATCAGGGAAGGTACAATTTGCTGTAAAAGGACCTCGTAACCGTACTTATGTTAATATTGTTACAGAGTAG
- the cgtA gene encoding Obg family GTPase CgtA, whose product MKFVDEAIIKVQAGAGGSGCLSFRREKFIPFGGPDGGNGGKGGNAYLIADERINTLIDFRHRRHFIAQRGENGRGRLQSGKNGQDLYIPVPVGTEAWELETGDFFGDLTTSKQTLLVAKGGRYGLGNAHFKSSTNRAPRKFTKGELGEELSLRLELKLLADVGLLGLPNAGKSTFTRQISAANPKVASYPFTTLYPNLGVVRVGLDQSFVIADIPGIIEGASQGTGLGIQFLKHLSRTRLLIHLVDILPDQADLITNIQTIAKELEQFSLKLANQEQWLVFNKIDLLSEAELRDLCKNICTHLSWQKPVYYISSVTGQGCQSLIAAIMAYLETVSAKN is encoded by the coding sequence ATGAAGTTCGTAGATGAGGCCATTATTAAGGTGCAAGCTGGGGCAGGAGGCAGTGGCTGCCTTAGCTTTCGCAGAGAGAAGTTTATCCCCTTTGGAGGCCCTGATGGGGGCAATGGCGGCAAAGGTGGAAATGCCTACTTAATTGCTGATGAGAGAATTAATACCCTAATCGATTTCCGGCATCGCCGTCACTTTATTGCTCAAAGAGGTGAAAATGGTAGAGGTCGGCTTCAATCAGGTAAGAATGGACAAGATCTCTATATTCCAGTACCTGTAGGTACTGAAGCTTGGGAATTAGAAACAGGAGATTTTTTTGGAGATCTTACCACATCTAAGCAAACTCTATTAGTAGCTAAAGGTGGACGTTATGGATTAGGAAATGCTCACTTTAAGAGTAGTACTAATCGGGCACCACGCAAATTTACTAAGGGTGAGCTTGGGGAAGAGCTTTCCTTAAGGCTTGAACTAAAATTATTAGCTGATGTAGGATTACTGGGACTACCTAATGCAGGTAAATCTACTTTTACTCGCCAAATATCGGCAGCTAACCCCAAAGTTGCAAGCTATCCTTTTACAACACTTTATCCTAACCTTGGCGTAGTTAGGGTTGGACTAGATCAAAGTTTTGTAATTGCAGATATTCCTGGTATCATCGAAGGTGCCTCTCAAGGGACAGGGTTAGGGATCCAATTTCTTAAACACCTTAGTCGTACTCGGCTACTTATTCATTTAGTAGACATTCTCCCCGATCAAGCTGATCTAATTACTAACATACAGACTATTGCAAAAGAACTAGAGCAATTTAGCCTTAAACTAGCAAATCAAGAGCAATGGCTGGTGTTTAATAAAATAGATTTGCTTTCCGAAGCTGAATTAAGGGATCTCTGTAAAAATATTTGTACTCACCTTTCTTGGCAAAAACCTGTTTATTATATTTCCTCTGTCACGGGGCAGGGTTGTCAATCACTTATTGCAGCAATAATGGCATATTTAGAGACTGTTTCAGCTAAAAATTAA